The nucleotide sequence CCATATCAAAAGCATCTTCCAAAGAATCCGTCGTCGCGTTCTTAGAACCACGCTTAGAAAGACGAATCTCGCCATTTTTAAATGCCGTTACCACACAGTCGATCACATCACCGACTTTGTATTTAACTTCTTTATTTTCGTCCAAAAGATCCTTCGTTAAGATTAAACCATCCACTGGCGTGCCAGTTGAAACAAAGGCCTCTTCTTTACCGATAGAAAGAATTTCCCCACGAATGTCATCACCCACACGAAGCTTGCGATCCAATCCTTTTTCAGATTGCGCAAACAACTCTTCAAAACTCGCAAAGTCTTTCGACTCTTCAATATCATCACCAAAAATATCTTTTTTCTTAGACATAAAATCGTCCTTTAAATCTCATAAACCAAGAGTCCGAAAGCTTACCCTTGAACGCTAAAAAAACCAATGAGCAAATACAGTCGGGCTCTCAGGGCATTTAAAAACGCTTGAGGTGCTTATTGGCCCCGAGAAAAATCTGAAGCGAAGCTCCAAAAAGTAGGTTTTAGGGGGCGCAGCCAACAAAGACTCGCGTTGTTGGACCCCCGGGCGTATGGCGGGGTTGGTTTGGAACATTGAGCCCAAACCAACAAACCAACAAANNNNNNNNNNNNNNNNNNNNNNNNNNNNNNNNNNNNNNNNNNNNNNNNNNNNNNNNNNNNNNNNNACAAACCAACAAACCAACAAGCCAATAAACCAATAGATCGATAGACCGATAAGCAAATAGCAAACGGACAAATAGAACGAAATGACCTGGACGATGAAGTAAACGCAAAGATTGAATACCAATAAAAAATCCAAGACGATACTCACGAGCTTCATACAAAAAAATCGGCGCATTGAGGGACCATGATTTCGCAGCGAGGATATGGTGCGTTGATAAGGCTCATTTAAATTTTTTTAAAGATTTTTCTTGCGGGTGAATTTCGAGTTTTTAAAGTTTAATCTTTGAAGCGATTTTAGTTTTCGCAGGACGCTTCTTGTTTATTCGGAAAACTTTTAACATCGGCAAGATTAGAGCGTCTTGAGTAGCATTAAAGAACTATTTCGAATTATCATCTCCAGACAGAAACGCCCAAAAATCACTCTGAAATTTCTATGGTATAAGGTCTTCATCGGAGGCTTTTCGATGGAAAATAAGCATTTATTTAAATTTCAAAACACTTCTAACGAACAACTTATTTTGCGCTTTGAAAAGCTCGTGCGTACCGAACGAAAAATCACTCACTTGGTTTTGCTTCACATCGCTGAAATCGAAGAACGTAAAATCTATGCCGATCTTGGCTTTGACGGAATGTATTCTTACTTAACTCGGGGGCTTGGTTATTCGGAAGGAAGTGCTTATCGTCGCTTGCAATCTGCAAGATTGTTAAAGCAAGTTCCTGCAGTGGCGGAAGAGATTGAAAATGGCAGTCTCAACTTGACTCAGCTGACGGAAGTACAAAAGTGCACCAAAGGGCAATCCGCAATTATCGCGCAGGAAGTTTTAAGTAAAATCGAAAACAAAAATACTTTTGAAACTCATAAAGTTTTAGCAGTGGAACTTGGCCTACCGATTCAAACCCATGAAAAATTAAAGCCGCAAGCGGACGACTCTGTTCGCATGGAAATCACTTTAACAAAAGAACAGTTTCAAGAACTGGAGGAAGCAAAAAGCCTTCTTTCTCACATCTGTCCCGATGGTTCTTGGTCTGAGATCATTTCAATCTTAGCCAAGAAATTTAATACCAAAAAGTTGGCCGGAAGAAATACCTTAACTAAAGAGAATAAGCCC is from Bdellovibrio bacteriovorus and encodes:
- a CDS encoding HNH endonuclease, which encodes MENKHLFKFQNTSNEQLILRFEKLVRTERKITHLVLLHIAEIEERKIYADLGFDGMYSYLTRGLGYSEGSAYRRLQSARLLKQVPAVAEEIENGSLNLTQLTEVQKCTKGQSAIIAQEVLSKIENKNTFETHKVLAVELGLPIQTHEKLKPQADDSVRMEITLTKEQFQELEEAKSLLSHICPDGSWSEIISILAKKFNTKKLAGRNTLTKENKPTVLKIPTQPVNATAVLQSLSRTSSSRKYLSVHTKRRLLQKAGGCCEFINPITKQKCGSKFQLQLDHIHPLALGGSNEINNLRILCRTHNIQAAESCGLDFKSSKELRLKS